The DNA sequence ctcccgccccccaccctgatTTTTATTCACCCAACAACCACAAAGGTGAGTtctaaaatgaaagcaataaacATCAGGGGTGCTGGTTCCTCATCTGtgctctgttccttccttcctgcctgaaGGCCTGTCTCACCAGAATGTATGTGGAATTATGgattctgttttctcattcaaTACAGTATTGCAGAGCTTTCCAGTGACTCTAACCTTCTGGAAAGGGTGGGGTCAGGtgagggcagggccctggggccctcAGGCCTTGGCTACAGGGAAGTGGGCACATTTTCCTGCAGAGGGattggctgggggaggagggacccCTGTGGGGAGAACCAGGCTCTAAATCCTGCACAGAGTACTGGCTCAGGAGAGCACAGTGCCAGGGCTGATCAGAGGGGTAACATCCAGCTGAGCCCcatgtggtgggggagggagaagaggggctgggagtggggaggggggatctcaaggggagggacagggggaagaagggggaggggagtcCCGGGGGAGGGGAGtcccaggaggaagagggggaggggtggagagggagagggggaagggtggggaaggaggggggtcCTAGGGGGATGGGGGtcccagggagaggagggggaggagggggatggaggtcccagggagaggagggggaggagggggatgggccTCCCAGGGGGAGGAGGAGTCTCAGTCTGACAAGCAACCTTCTGGCCCCTTCCAAGGAAGTGTTCTTGGTTCCCTAGGGCTTTGTGGGGTTGGTTTACAGGCAGGTGagcagctctttctaccctgtgtgtcctctgtcctctgtcctccgtcaaaggcagagggaggggagctgACAGTGGAGACCAACATGGCTCCACGTGTCCTCGTTTCCGTACAGCCAGGGCACCTGCTGCCACTTACTTGTCTCTGAGGTAATTGTGTCCAATTTGCCCGGATATGTCCTCAATGGCTGAGAGAATGTGGTCAAAAGCCTttcaggggaaggagaggggcatTAGCATCACGTGgagggctgcccccaccccggccccccttccccacacccccaccccgccccgctcCTACCCGGCCATGCAGCTTCTCGTTGAGCTTGGGCTCCCGATGTTCACTCCTTTTCACCTTCAGCCACTGCACCAGGGGCTTGATGGTCAGGCCCTGGAAGACGGGGACGACCCTGGTGGCCGGtgggctccaccccagggcccagcctgaCCCACAGAGCCCCTGGGACGTGAGTCCGCGGCCACCCCCAGGTGCAGGGGGCCCTGACGCTGCTCTGAGGGCTCCGGGGTGGCTGAAGTGGGACACTGCCCTGGGGGGGCCCTGGGCAACGCCACCCTAACTGGGGCTTCATCAGCCAGCAGCGCGGGAAGGAGGGAGGACGTTTCTAGACCAAATGGTGCCGCGTCCCCTGTGGGGCCACATGAAAACCTACAAAACGGCTCCTAGTTACTAAAATAGTAAAAACCAATTAGGGCTTCGAGGCTGGAGAGGCTGGTGGCAGCGTGGGGCTGGCAGGCGGGGTCAGGGGACAGGCAGGTCACGGCCTCCCCCCTACCTGGAAGATGACGGTGAAGAAGACCACGATGATGGTGGTGCTGACGAACAGGTTCCTCTCCTTCACCTTCTTCTCGTCCAGGAGGACGACCAGGGCGAAGGCCACGGCCCCGCGCAGGCCGCCGTAAGACATGACCACCTGGTCTATGATCTCCAGCTGCACCATCCGGTACCGGTTCAGAACCCACGTCTGGAGGACGACACCTGCGGGGGGCTGGGCTGAGCTCCAGGGCACCGGGTGGGGCCGGCGGAggctgcctcccccctccccctccccccagcaccgccatccctccctccctcaccaccacacccccccagccctcctggctccctcacccctcccctctccctccctccccaccccttccaacTCATCTCACAAACCCCTCCCAGCTTCCTTACACACACCTTCTTACCCCCCAGCTCcctcacacacccccacccctcccagctccctcacacacacccctcacccccccagctccctcacacacaccccaagctccctcacacacccccacccctcccatctccctcacaccacccccctcacccccccagctccctcacacacaccccaagctccctcacacacacaccctcaccctcccagctccctcacacacaccccaagcTCCCTCACACccacacccctcacccctcccagctccctcacacacccccctcacccccccagctccctcacacacacccaagctccctcacacacacacccctcacccctcccagctccctcacACCACCCCAagctccctcacacacacacacccctcacccTCCAGCTCCCTCACacacccccctcacccctcccagctccctcacacacccccacccctcccatctccctcacacacacccctcaccccccccagctccctcacacacaccccaagctccctcacacacccccacccctcccatctccctcacacacccccccctcacccccccagctccctcacacacaccccaagctccctcacacacacacccctcacccctcccagctccctcacacaccccccctcacccctcccagctccctcacacacccccacccctcccagctccctcacatacccccctcacccccccagctccctcacacacaccccaagctccctcacacacacacacccctcacccctcccagctccctcacacacccccctcacccccccagctccctcacacacaccccaagctccctcacacacacacacccctcacccctcccagctccctcacacacccccctcacccctccagctcccacacacaccccctcacccctcccagctccctcacacaccccctcacccctccagctcccacacacacccctcacccctcccagctccctcacacacccccctcacccctcccagctccctcacacacccctcacccctcccagctccctcacACATACCCCCCCTCACACCTCCCAGCTCCACCTCGCCCTGTGGGGAGCACATGGGGGATTCCCTCCTCAGGCATTGATGGATTCTGCTCCCAGCAACGGGTCACAAAAACTCCAGCCTGTAGCCCTGCTCTCCCCACACCCTCTCCCCTGTGTCTACACTGTCTACACCAGCTACACTGTCTACACTGTCTATACCGGAACTCTCTCTTGACCGTGGGCCAAACCACCCCGTGGCTCAGCCGAGGCCTCACATTCTGGTGGCTCAGGCAGCTCCGGGACCACCGACCCTGCTTGCTCTGGCAGCCGCTCctcggagcccccaggccccgggaAGCACAGGTggtcccctacccccacccctacaCAAACACAGCGATGGCCAGCTCGGTCATGGTCACGGCAGCCAGCAGGGCCCCTGCCTCACTGCAGCATCATCTGCTTCCTCAGTGACTGCATCCACAGTGAGTCCAGGGGAAACCAAATGGATTCCCCTGGGTTCTAGAACCTTCTACCCTGACCCCTCACTATGCTACCTCTATCTCAAGGGAACAAGGCCGTCCATCAGAGAGCCTAAACCTTCGCTGATGATAACCACTGGCCTGGCCATGCTGAGGCTCCCCAGGGtttggagcctgctcctccctgggcCACACAAACCCCACATCCTGGCTCCCCACAGGCTCCCTCAGCCGGGCCCCAGTGTCCGCCCTCCACCATCCTCACCATCCCTAGTCATGCCCACAGCCCACCACCGCCCCCCATCCCTGGACACCTTATGCCCTGAGCATCCCTGTcattgcccctcctccctgtcaTCTCCCTcatccccatcatccccatcccTCATCCTCTCCCCTCATCCCCATCATCTCCTCTCATCTTTGTCATCCCCATCatcccccatcctctcccctcctctccatcctcctcctccccattaTCTCCTCTAATCTCCCTCCTCTTGGTCATCCCCCATCGTCTCCCCTCACCCTCATCATCCCCatccccctgccactccccacctccccatcatCCCTGTCATTATCTCATACACCCCTCATCCCCAGTACCCGCCCCCACCAGCGCCCTCACCAATGGCCCGGTACACAGAGATGAAGACCAGGGTCAGGAGCACGAAGGCCGTGTTCCACTTCCAGATGAGGGGGTTCACGGCCGAGATGCCAAGAAACATGAAGATGATGGTCTCTGCCCCACTGGCCAGCATCTTCATGGTGTAGCGCACGGTGGTGGCTGACTGCTCAGAGATGTTAGCCTTCACGTACTTCTGACAGCAGATGCCACAGAAGGTGATGCTGGGGGTGGGACAGGCACGCAGTGAAACCAGGGGCCGTGAGCTGCCGGGACGGGGCCCGAGGGTCTGCGTCCTGggtacccacccacccacccactgacGGGTGTTCTCTCAGAGCTGGGCCCAGGTCCCAGCAGCCCCCCAAGACCTGAGCCCCGAGCCACCCAGTGGGCTGTCTGCGCCTGACCACAGGCCAGCAGCTGGCTCTGGGGGGAGGTGCTGGGGCAGATGTGGGTCACGGGGTGCCTGCCAGCTTCCTGCCCAGAGCACCCAGAAGAGGCTGTGTGTAGGCAGAGCTCAAGGGCAGTTCTGTGAAAAGGCCAACTCATGATTTAAAACCTGAATAGGCCGGATTCTTCACCCATACAGTGGCTTCTCACCCCTCACAGGGAGGTGGCTGGGTAGAGggggccaggaggggccaggAATGTTTTGCCCCAGAGGAGAgggtcccctccttcctcccccaccctctcccccaccctctccctcctcctctccctcccttcctcctccccctcccttccccctccctcccttccctcctcccctccttgtcccccttcccctccctcatcctttccctcctcctctccccctcccgcaccccctctccctcccgcaccctttcccttctcccttcctctcccctcctctcccatcctTGGCATAGCTGCTTGGTTGTGCTGTGgagtgcccctgccccccacccccgcacacCAGTGTGTGGCCCAGACACTATATAGCTCTGGCCCCTGGGCCGTGGGAGTGAGGGGAACTCACGCCAAGATGGCTGACAGCGATAGCATCTCAGATGTGAGGTAGGACAGGTAAGAGATGATGAACACGAAGCCCGGCTCGATGATACGCACGTGCTTGGTGAAGCGGGTGACCAGTGACAGCAGGAAGGCGAAGATAACACCCACCAGCGTGCCTCCTAGGCTCACCACGAAGAAGGACACTGCGGGTGGAGGATGCTGGCTGAGCTGCCTGAAAGGCCCTTTGTGGCCGGGCGTGGCTGGCCCGTGTGGGCTGGCTGACCAGCCGTCCTTCCAGACCATTCCTCACTGTGGGTTGCCTAGTAACCCCCACAGAGGCGCCAATAACTCAGCAAACAAGAAGCCAGTTCTTGCCCTGAGAGGCAGCCTGTGAAGAGCAGGGAGGCCTGGTTCCCCGCCCCCGTGTAGAGAAAGCCCAAGAAGGTGGCCTTGGGTAGGGGCatccctgggaccctgggacacCAGCATCCAAGCCCCCAACCAGACATGCTAGTGGGTCTCATGGGGCagcagcccctgcctccccagtgTGGCCGGAACGCACAAAATTGTGTTCATGAAACACATGGTGGATGGGAGGGCCTGCTGCCGAGACTTCAGAGTGGAAACACCTTTTCCCTGCACAAGCTGTGGAACCCGGGGGTGGTGCTGGTGCCGAAGCCTGGAGGGGGTCCCCATGCTGGAGAGGAGACGTGACCCCATACTCCCCAGGCGCACAGACCCACCAGCCACATACCTATGCCTTTCACGCAGTCCACACCAGTCACCTTGTCACCTCCCAGCGTCACGAAAGATTCGAACACATTGTAGAGGACCTGGgaggacagagaggcaggcatGACCTCGGGTCAGCCCTCCGCCAGTGCTCAGCCCGTCCCGACTCAGGGCCCAGGCCTTGAGGACTTGGGCTGGAAGGAGCAGCCCTTGGCAGCCCCCTATCCTGCAAACCCAAAATCACTGAGTGAGACCACCAGGAGGCAAGAATGGTCAATAAGACAAAGGCCAAAGATGAGATGAGAGTCAGAAGAACATTCTAGAAGGAAGGAGACCCTTCAGGAGCAAACGGGACCCTTTCATACTCTCAGCAAAGCAGCAATGATCACAAAGCTAACCCACTGTGGttaatggttttgttttccaaGATGAAGCCAGAGTTTCATTTTCAGCGACTTCACTATGGTGCCAGCTCCTTGTGGTGGGCTCACACCCCTTGGCGTCTTCAAGTGTGGACATTTACACCTTATCCCGCCGAGattttcaagatgaaaagctcAGGAACTGCATGCAGGCTGAAGTTGTGGAGGTAGGGCAGCGCTTCCAGGGCTGcaccccccctccgcccccgacGAGGTGCCACTCCACAGTGAGGGGCCAGGGGCCGAGGGACTGCGGTGGGCAGGATGCAGGCTCCTCCCTCTCCAGGTGTGCTCCGGGGGTCAGAGGACCCCAAAGGCAGGGAGGTGAGGCAGGCTGGACCGTGCGCGGGGCCTGGGCAGGCAGCCTCCAAGGACGGAAGGTGTTGAAGCTGGACCTCAGCTCAGGTGTCTCTGTGGACACGTGGGTGGGAGGGGACGTGGAACGTAGGGTCCAGACGTCAGTTTGAGCTTCTGCAGAGATGAGAAGCCTCGGCACAGAGCAGCTCAGCCTCCAAGGGGCTGTGCAGATGTTTTCTGATTAAGTCTCTAATGCTCACAATTCCTGGAGAACATCTCTCTGCTATGTCAGGAAACTGCAGCAGCACCTTAGGGCTTTTCAGACCCCTGAACCCCAAAGGGATGTCAGAAGGGAGTGTCTTAGCGAGGCCATGGGTACTCAGAGCCAAGACGGATCTTCACATCCTGCCGTGTCTGCAAAACCCCAGGGACGAGGGAAGGGGCTGACCCCGGGGTCCGGAGCAGGTGCTCAGAGACACACAGGCCGGCTGCCCGTAACTTGGCTCAGCTTGGGGTGGCTTTGGGGCACTCCAGGCCGACGGCTCTGAGGCTGAGACAGCGTCCCCGCATTTCACAAACCTTCTGTTCACTTTGCAGAGGTGCTGCGGCCTCATGCCCTGACTGAGggtcctccagcccctgcccacaCACGGGGGCCCTGCCGAGCTCCCTCCTGGAGACAGTGCCGCCTCCGAGCACATGACAGCCAGCGCTGCGGCCGGTGCTGGCTCGTCTTCCCTCCTGAATCCTAGTGAGATCCTGCTGTTTTAGCGGCTCCGGCTCCCTTAGGGGGTTCAGGAATGGGTGGCACCAATGCCCCCAGGTAGAGGTGTCCTGCTCTGAGAAcgaggcgggggtggggaggcgctGCCAGAACTGGTGAGACAGGCAGTGGTTCTGGGTTAGGAGGAGGCAAGGGAAGGGGTGCGAGCGCCCGGGGCTGGCATGGGGACGTCTCCTCCAGTCGGAGCTGCGAGCAGAGGACCAGCCCCTCGCTTAGGCAGCGTTCTCTGCCCGCTGCACCGAGGGCCCCAGGCAGTTCTACGGTTCCTGCACCGTGACCGCGTGTCCCCTCCCGGTGGCCCCAGATGCTCCCTGGCAAGTCCCTGGGCCCGCCTGGCACCCACTCACCACGGTGACAGCGTCGTTCAGCAGCGACTCCCCAAAGACGATGATGAACAGCACCTCGTTGACGTGGACCTCCTCGAACACGGCCAGGACGGCCACCGGGTCCACAGCAGCGATCAGGCTGCCGAACAGAAGGAAATCCAGCAGCCCGATGTTCAGGTCTCCTGCAGGACAGGCGGGCCGTCAGGGAGAGCCCCCAGCCAGGCCGAATGAGGGCCTCCAGTCAGCACACCTGCCCCCAGGCCTTCAGGGTCCTTCCAGGCGCTGTCCCGCTGACAGCTGCATTGGAAGCCCCCCAGGATGGGGACTCCGCCTCCCCCCATGGGCTCCCACAGCCTCAGGCAGGGCTGGCCTCATCCCCAGGGGAACTGCCTGACCCCACTTCTTCCCTTGGTCTCCCCTGGGCCCCGGCTGCTTCCTCCTTCCAGCCTATCGCGCCTGCTGCAGGCAGAtgaggagctgggggtgggggacacacaCAGCAGGGAATcaggcccctgccctgggggcctACAGTGCAGGGGTGTAGGTGGTGAGTGTGATGGGGAGGTGGTCGGGGCTCGACAGGCATGGGGGAGGCCTCCCTGGGGACTGACATCTCAGCCCAGACCAGAGCCCCCAGGACCAGCTGGAGGCAGGGGCACAACAGGCctcacagggtcctgggggctCCCATcggaggggctgcagggaggtCAGCTGGGGACCCAGAGCGGAGGGAGGGGGAGCAAGGGCcttggaggagcctgcttctgggAGTGGCCCCTGCCCTGTGGGTTCCTGGCACTCTCGGGGGCGGGGGTCATGCCTAGATGCTCTTTCCAGAGCCTCTGTCCTTCCAGATCTGTGTCAGGATCCAGAGCAACACCGGGCCACACAGGAGCCCCAGCAGCAGTCTGCACTTGGGGTCCAGGCTCTGTGGGGACACACACCTGCCCCCAGTTGGGCTGCTTGGGGAGGTCCTCGGCCAGGGGCCTGCTGGCATGAGCTCCCTCCCCAGCCTGAGCGGACTCCAACAGACCCCAGGGGCCAGTCAGGCCTGGAGggccagggagaggaagggagacagggCTGTGGGGCCCTCGGGTCCAGGACGGTGGCCTCTGTGTGGCCGGGGCTTCCCTCAGGGCCAGGCAGGGAGAAGGCTAGGTGTGCAGAGAGGCCGGGCCCTAGACCTGGTTCCTAGGGGCCTGGGAAGCATCCTCGCTGGAGCAGGGGCAGGTGTCAAAACTGCTTCCTGTGACTTTAAAATGTCTCTTCCGGAAGGGACACCCGAGGTTCTGCTTCTCCGCCTCCAGACGTGGTCGGTGAGGCGGGGTGAGGGGAACACAGTCCTTCCAGGCTTCAGACACCAGGGGCTTCCCAGTGCACACCCACCCTTGAGGCGTCCATTCTTAAATGCCTCCTGACTCCCTGGCCTCTCGCTGTCCACAGATCCTGACAGACCCTGTGGCACATTCTGGAAGCCACTCCAACGTCCCGGGTCTGGGGTAGCCTGCCCTCTTCCCTGGAGAGACCGTCTACCACCCACTGGTGCTGCCAACAAGGTTCCTGGGACCAGGCTGGACTGTGGGATCCCAACTCCCAGGCTACGAGTTCCAGGACCTTCTGTCCACCACCTGAGGTTCACCCACATGAAGCCTCTCGGACCGACCACCTGGAGCCTCTGCTGGGCCTCCCTGCGCCGGCCTGTCCAGATGCCCACCTGGCACCCCATGCCAGGCCTCCTGGGGGTGACCTCTGCTCACAGGGGTGCTCCACAGTCCACGGGTCCCCAGAAACTGACCCCTACCCTCCCAGCCCCACCAGGCTTGCAGTTCTGGGTGTTCTGGGCCAGGATAAACTTGTTGGCCCCTGAGTGCTCCTCTGCTCCATGACTGTGGCTGATGCCCGGCCTTGACCAGGGGCATCCTGAGGGCTGAACACAGGCCCCACAGGgggctcctgcccccacccctgagaCCTTCCCCAGGGTCCAGTGGCCAGAGGGGATCCTGTTATCTCAGATATGTCCCAACTATTGAAGGGCATCGCCAATAAATGCAACACAATACACCTGAGGCTTCCTTCCCTGCGAGGCCTGGCCAGGTGCACCGGGCACTGTGTCACCCTCGGGGAGCCTGGGGGTGGTACCCACTGGCAGCGGGGGCTCAAAGGACCATGTGTGCTCCTCATGGGCTGAGGACAAAGTCCCAAGATGACAAATGGACCAGGCAAGGTGATGGCTCGGGGCAGGGGCCCTTTGGCCTCCCGTGCTGGCTGCAGGTCCTGTGTCATCCAGGCTCCAAGGCCCTGCTCCCCGGAGCTGGGCCCAAGGCTCATCCTTAGTCAGAAGGAAATCATGGCCCGGCCCTCCTGGCAGGTGGAGGTGCTTGGGGCCAAGGTGGAGCACGGACAGGCGCCCGTGGGGCTGACAGCCCCTTTCCATGGTGGCCCCCATGTGACACCGTGAAGGGCTGTGTTTCGGGCTGCATGCACTTCTGTGTGAGGCTCCCTGGGCCCCGGCCCACCTGCTCCAGTTCCCCAGGCGGGTGGGGTGCACCTCCGCTGAGTTAAGTAACCCAAACTGCAGGAGAAGTTGCTACGGATGCGGAGCAGCAGTCGACCTGGCTTTTCCTGCAGGTTTGCGTACAAACAACGAACGACCCAATCTCTGTGCTCAGCGGCTCGACCCCACCCGCCTCACCCACCCGCTAGCCTGGTCTGACAGGATTTCATCCCCAAGTAGGACACGAGTCCCGCCTGGGAATGCCCAGACCACTGTTGTTTATTAATTAAACCTTATTTTCAACACACCAAACTGGTTAAGTGGACCAACCAGTGACGTTTGTCACCCTGCACATTCATCCCCTTTCTGGGTCTGTGTTCTGTATCCTGCCCAGACCCTGCTCCTGCAGAGCCCACCCTGAGGACACCCCCAGGACCTCGCCCCAAGGACCCCACCCCGAGGACCCCACACCCAGGATGACCTCACCCCAACCATCCCCTGCTCCAAGGACACCCCATGGATGCCATGCCCCCTTACCCATAAGGCCGCTACAGAAAACACCGTAGAGGGACAGCCCAGTGGTGGCCGCGTTCCACACGGTGCCGATGACGGCGTACAGCAGGATGGTGCCCAGATTCCCGAAGAAGAGCCGGTTGGGCATGAAGTAGCCGGCGTCTAGCACGATGGGAGGCAGCAGGTAGAAGAAGAAGGCGGTGGGTGTCAGCGTGAAGGAGGCGATGTGGTCAGCTGCCCAGA is a window from the Vulpes lagopus strain Blue_001 chromosome 17, ASM1834538v1, whole genome shotgun sequence genome containing:
- the SLC9A3 gene encoding sodium/hydrogen exchanger 3 isoform X3 codes for the protein MPNRLFFGNLGTILLYAVIGTVWNAATTGLSLYGVFCSGLMGDLNIGLLDFLLFGSLIAAVDPVAVLAVFEEVHVNEVLFIIVFGESLLNDAVTVVLYNVFESFVTLGGDKVTGVDCVKGIVSFFVVSLGGTLVGVIFAFLLSLVTRFTKHVRIIEPGFVFIISYLSYLTSEMLSLSAILAITFCGICCQKYVKANISEQSATTVRYTMKMLASGAETIIFMFLGISAVNPLIWKWNTAFVLLTLVFISVYRAIGVVLQTWVLNRYRMVQLEIIDQVVMSYGGLRGAVAFALVVLLDEKKVKERNLFVSTTIIVVFFTVIFQGLTIKPLVQWLKVKRSEHREPKLNEKLHGRAFDHILSAIEDISGQIGHNYLRDKWSNFDRKFLSKILMRKSAQKSRDRILNVFHELNLKDAISYVAEGERRGSLAFIRSPSTDNMVNVDFSTPRPSTVEASVSYLLRENVSAVCLDMQSLEQRRRSIRDTEDMVTHHTLQQYLYKPRQEYKHLYSRHELTPNEDEKQDKEIFHRTMRKRLESFKSAKLGIGQNKKAAKLYKRERAQKRRNSSIPNGKLPLESPVHNFTINEKDLELSDPEEAPDYGAEAGGGIEFLANITQDATATDSPSGIDNPVFSPDEDLGILSRVPPWLSPGETVVPSQRARVQIPCSPGNFHRLAPFRLSTKSVDSFLQADGPEEQPHTTLPESTHM